The Vitis riparia cultivar Riparia Gloire de Montpellier isolate 1030 chromosome 3, EGFV_Vit.rip_1.0, whole genome shotgun sequence genome includes a region encoding these proteins:
- the LOC117911888 gene encoding probable indole-3-acetic acid-amido synthetase GH3.1 has translation MAVDPILSSPLGPAASEKDAKALQFIEEMTRNADSVQERVLAEILSRNGETEYLKRFKLEGSTVRETFKSKIPVIKYEDLQPEIQRIANGDRSAILSAHPISEFLTSSGTSAGERKLMPTIQEELDRRQMLYSLLMPVMNLYVPGLDKGKGLYFLFVKSETRTPGGLLARPVLTSYYKSEHFKTRPYDPYNVYTSPNEAILCADSFQSMYTQMLCGIYERKQVLRLGAVFASGLLRAIRFLQLNWHQLTHDIRTGTLSPKITDPSVRNCVAGVLKPDPELADLVAGECSKDNWEGIITRIWPNTKYLDVIVTGAMAQYIPTLDYYSGGLPLACTMYASSECYFGLNLNPMSKPSEVSYTIMPNMAYFEFLPHEHSSIPLSRDSPPRLVDLAHVEVGKEYELVITTYAGLYRYRVGDILRVTGFHNSAPQFHFVRRKNVLLSIDSDKTDEAELQKAVDNASKLLREVNTSVVEYTSFADTKTIPGHYVIYWELLVKDSANSPSDELLGQCCLAMEESLNSVYRQGRVADNSIGPLEIRVVKSGTFEELMDYAISRGASINQYKVPRCVNFTPIMELLDSRVVSSHFSPALPHWTPARRR, from the exons ATGGCGGTTGATCCGATTCTCTCGTCTCCTCTCGGCCCAGCGGCATCCGAGAAGGATGCAAAAGCGCTTCAGTTCATTGAAGAAATGACCCGTAATGCCGATTCAGTTCAGGAGAGGGTGTTGGCTGAAATTTTGAGCCGAAACGGAGAAACTGAATATCTGAAACGGTTCAAACTGGAAGGGTCAACGGTCCGTGAGACGTTTAAGTCTAAAATCCCGGTGATTAAGTATGAGGATCTGCAGCCTGAAATCCAGCGTATTGCCAATGGAGATCGCTCTGCGATCTTGTCGGCTCACCCCATTTCTGAATTCCTCACCAG CTCTGGGACATCAGCTGGTGAGAGGAAACTCATGCCCACTATTCAAGAAGAGTTGGATCGTCGTCAGATGCTCTACAGCCTTCTCATGCCTGTAATGAACTT ATATGTGCCTGGGTTGGACAAAGGAAAGGGTCTCTACTTTCTGTTTGTGAAGTCCGAAACGAGGACCCCTGGTGGGTTACTGGCTCGCCCAGTGCTCACAAGCTACTACAAAAGCGAACACTTCAAGACTCGCCCTTATGACCCCTACAACGTCTACACCAGTCCCAACGAAGCAATCCTCTGCGCTGACTCTTTCCAGAGCATGTACACCCAGATGCTCTGCGGCATCTACGAGCGCAAACAAGTCCTCCGGCTCGGAGCCGTCTTTGCCTCCGGCCTACTCAGAGCCATACGATTCCTCCAACTCAACTGGCACCAACTCACACATGACATCCGAACCGGAACTCTCAGCCCCAAAATCACTGACCCTTCGGTTAGAAATTGTGTAGCAGGTGTCCTGAAACCAGACCCAGAACTCGCCGACCTCGTCGCCGGCGAGTGCTCCAAGGACAACTGGGAGGGGATTATCACTCGAATTTGGCCTAACACAAAGTACCTCGATGTCATCGTCACCGGTGCAATGGCTCAGTACATTCCAACTCTGGACTACTACAGCGGTGGATTGCCACTTGCATGTACAATGTATGCGTCGTCGGAGTGCTATTTCGGACTCAATCTCAACCCCATGTCCAAACCCTCTGAAGTCTCCTACACCATAATGCCCAACATGGCTTACTTCGAGTTCCTTCCTCATGAGCACTCCTCCATCCCCTTGAGCCGCGATTCGCCTCCAAGACTCGTGGACCTGGCCCACGTCGAAGTGGGAAAAGAGTACGAACTCGTCATCACAACCTACGCCGGACTCTACCGCTACCGAGTCGGAGACATCCTCCGAGTCACCGGGTTCCACAACTCAGCCCCGCAGTTCCACTTCGTTCGCCGCAAGAACGTCCTCCTCAGCATCGACTCCGACAAGACCGACGAGGCCGAGTTGCAGAAGGCCGTCGACAACGCGTCGAAGCTCCTTCGAGAAGTCAACACCAGCGTCGTGGAGTACACCAGCTTCGCCGATACCAAAACGATTCCGGGTCACTATGTGATTTACTGGGAACTACTGGTGAAAGACTCGGCGAACTCGCCGAGCGACGAGCTACTGGGTCAGTGCTGTTTAGCGATGGAAGAATCGCTGAACTCAGTGTACCGACAAGGGCGAGTCGCAGACAACTCGATTGGGCCACTAGAGATACGCGTGGTGAAAAGTGGAACGTTCGAAGAACTGATGGATTACGCCATCT